The genomic stretch CGAGTAATCCTCAGAGTAGCTCTCCCAATTCATCCCTGGATTGGTCTCCGGATCACTTCCTGAGCAATTCTCCGGGCAATTCCGGGAGCAATTCTCGGGACAGCTCTTCCGATAGCTTCCCGGGTAGCTCTCCGAATAGCGGGTAGGATAGCCTTCCGGGTAGACCTCCGATTAGCCGTCCGGGTAGCTCTCCGAATTGCTCTCCGAATAACCTCCATGGTAGTCCTCGGAATTGGCCTCCGGGTAAGTCGGAGAACAATCTCCGGAATAGCCGGGGGGACGGGGTAGGGGAGATGCGGAAAGAGTGAATAGTGAATTGAAAAGATAGAAGTTAGGAGATTTCCGGGTCGGAATCGCTGGGGACTTATAAGAAACTGGGATGTCATGACTTTCCTAAACAGTGGCCTTCGATTGCGCTCCGCTCCCGATGGAAGTAGGGGAGCGGCGGTCGACTTCGGACGAGGCAGTCCGGGTTCTTTCAGTGGACTTGGTCGAGTTGAACGCTTCTGAGCTGTGCAGCGCCAGCAGGTTCCATTATTGACACATCATCGGGTAGGCCGATAATCTGGACTCACTGGAGGTGCGATGAAGTCGAAGTTGCTGGTCTTTTCCGTCTGTCTGCTAGTTTTCGCAGGCTGCAATCGCGAGCTGCCGCCGACACTCGACCCAGTGCGCGGCCCGGCCCGGGTCGTGGTCGGACAGGTCGTTACTTGCACCACGAGAGTGCACACGCTTTCAGGCACACTCTTCGCCGTACGTTTTGCCTGGGGGGATGGCGATACGTCGGATTGGAGCGATTATTTTCCTGGCACGAAGGGCGCTACGGCTTCGCATGTCTGGCGCGACTCCGGGCTATTCGTGGTCAAGGCGCAGGCGCGCGACAGTTCAGGCCTGACTTCCGAATGGCTGGGCGGGCTGCGGCTTGAGGCCCTGGATTCGTCCATCGTGAAGTGGCTAGTCTATGTCGGCTCGGTCCGTGCGACCTGTCCGGCAGTAGGTCAGGACAAGACCGTGTACGTTGCCACCGACGCGGGTCTTGCGGCCCTGGACTCGGCCGGGCACGAGAAGTGGAGAGACGGCCAATTTGGCTACGACCACACGCCGGTTGTCGGCGATGATGGCAAGATATATCTGCTGGACAATAGGCTGCAAGTAATCGGCCAGGATGGCTCCGTGCTACAGACCGATTCTCTTGTTGACGATCGGCTATTGTGCCCGGCGCTGGGGCCGGACGGCGCCATCTACGCCAGTCGCAACGATACCTTAGTTGCATTGAACCGCGACGGGTCGCTCAGGTGGGAGTTCGCTGCGTACGGCTGGGCCCAAGGCAGCCCCGCGGTTGGTACCGACAGCAGTGTCTGCTGGGTATTGATGGCCCCGTCAGATACGCCGACGGTGCGAGTCTTCAAGCCCGATGGGACGCCGAAATGGAGCGCATCGGTCAACTCGCCACATTGGGTCAGTGCGGGCGAAGGCGGCTCTTTCGTCGTGGTTGCCGACAGCGGATTGTACACCTTTGACTCGCAAGGCAAAGTCATCCAGCAGCGTTCACGTGACGACGAGCTCTCCGGGCCGGCGGTGGTGGGGACAGGTTCGACGCTGTACACGGCGAACTACAATGGCCTCTTTGTCGATAAGCCCGACACTCTCGCTTCATACCAGATCTGGGGGTGGTATCTGTGTCAATCGGTGCTCCAGGATGGGTCAGGGAATCTCTACATGGGCGGCGATTCAATCGACCAAAGGAGCTATCAGAACTTCTACAGAATCACCTGTCGCGATTCGCGATGGGAGAGCAGGTGGACTATCGACGTTGAAGACATGGTCTATGCCAGCCCCGGGATCGGTCCGGACGGCACGGTCTACATCGGTACGCGCGACGGGTGGCTCTTCGCCTGCCGAGGACTGGCACCGCTGGCCGCCGCGCCGTGGCCCAAGTTCGGACGTGATTCTAGAAACACAAGCTGTGCGGCACCGCGCTAGGAGGTTCAGGTGAAACATGCTAAGGTCGGAAGACAGATGACTCTCAGGCTGCTAGTCGGGCTGTTCGTGGTTGCCGGAGCTGCCCAAGCCTTCGATTTGAGCCTGACGTTCATGCGCGACGTGCTGTATCAGCCGGAAAGAGACAGCGCGGTGCAGCCGGCAGCCGCTGCCGTGGGAGTGGGATTCAGATTCGGATCGATTGGCATGGTGCAGGCGCGAGTGGGCGGGTCCGGGTATTGGTATCTGGTCATGGATGAGGACGTGCAGGGCGGCTCCCATGCGAGGGACGCACTGAAGAGCGTTTGGGTGCAGGCCATCCCGGGCGTGCGGGTGCCATTGTTCCGTCAGTACCTTTCGGTCATCGGCGGTATCGGACTGGGCGGACGCAGCTCGGCGGAACGCCGTATCGACAACACCAGCAGCAGCTACGACTACCAAGACTGGCACGAGCGGAGCGTATGGGCTTTCGACCAGACATTCGTCCTGGGCCTGGAATTCGAGCTGTCCAGTCGCCTCGGTCTGGACCTGGAGGCCACCCGGGCCGGGTTCACCGCCGGCCGGGAGTCGAGACGGTACTACAGGACGTATCTGGACTACGCGGACCCGATCGAGGAAACGTACCAGGACTTCTTCCAGGCCGGTTGGCGGAGGACCGCTGCCACCGGTCTCGGTGTCGGGCTGCACGTGAAGCTCTAGCCTTTGCGACGTACCCGCATCTGTCTGCTTGCTGTCTGCCTGCTGGCCGCGGTACCGGCCTTGGCTGCGGAGCAAGGGAAGACGCCGGCGAGGTTCATCAAGGTTGATGCGCTGGACGTGGGCGAGTTTGTGCCGTTCGGGGACTGGGGCGCGGTATCGATACATCCCGCGTCGGTCACGTGCGTCATTGACCGCGTGCGGTTCGGGTTGTCGGCGTCAGATTCTTACGCGGCGGTTGATTACTGGGACGGCATTGTCATGTTGCCGGTCCACGTCGGTTACACCATCTTGTCCAATCCGAAGCCGACCTGGCGGTTGTGGGGCGCGGTCCCGGACGTGCACGTCGATGCCATCGGTAGCCTTTGGACGAGCAGTTGGTACAACCTGTCGCCGAGGGATTGGCAGTTCTCTCCGACGGTCGAGGTCGCGGCCTGTTGCGACGGGGACTACTATGGCATGGGCGCCGGTCTGCGGGTTGGCGCGTACAAGAGCGCGGCCCTCGGGTATCACCAGCACAGCGGAATCTTCGCCGAGCTCCGCCTGCGTGCTCTGGCCTTCAGCATCGGATTCTGAGGACAGGGGGCAGGGGCCGGGGATCAGGGGTCGGGGGTTGACGAACCCCGCCAAATCTGCGTAATCTGCGGATAGTCCGTTCGGAGACGTGGCGTTCTTAGCGGTCTTGGCGGTTATCCCATTTTCGATGGACGATTGACGAGTGCCGATTGTCCGGACCCTTTGTGTCTTGGTGTCTTTGTGGTGAGACTCCGGTTCGGTCCTGGCGGCCTGCCCTATTCCTTGAGTCCGGAGCGGGCCTGGGACTGGATTATCTGCTTCTGGGCGGCGAAGAAGAGAACAATCAGCGGGATGACGGCGAGTGTGGTTGCGGCCATGAGCAACGTGTAGTTGGTCTGCTGCTCCCGGGAGAAGTAGGCAAGACCGACCTGCAGGGGTCGTATCTTGTCCGAGTTCGTGACGATCAGCGGCCAGAAGAAGGAGTTCCAAGAGGCGATGACATTGAAGACCGTGATGGTCACGAGCGGCGCCTTGCAGAGCGGTAGCACGACCTTTGTCAGGGTGGTCCAATCGGAACAGCCGTCGATGCGGGCAGCATCGAAGAGGTCCTGCGGAAGCTGGCGGATGTGCTGCCTCAGGAGGAAGATTGCGAAGATGTTGACCGTCCACGGCACAATCATGGCTGCATAGGTGTCTATCCAGCCGAGCTTGTAGAGCAGCGTGTAGGACGGCACCAGGTAGACCGGCAGGGGTATCATCATCAAGGCAAGGAAGCCCATGAAGAGCACTTCGCGGCCGGGGAAACGGAACCGGGCAAAGGCGTAGGCGGCCATGATGCCGGTCGCGAGCACGCCAAACAGGCTGAGGGCCGCGACGAGGACCGTGTTGAGCATGTAGCGCAGGAGCGGAATCTCCTTGAAGACCTCGGTGTAGTTCGAGAATTGCGGGGAGGCGGGCCACCACGCCGGCGGGAACTTGAGCGCCTCCATCGGCGTCTTAAGCGAAGTCGAGAGCATCCAGAAGAACGGGAGTATCATGGCAACGCCACCCACCACTAGCAGGATATGTATCGGGAGGGTGCGGGGCTTCATCGGCGGAAGCACGAATGACGAAGTCCGAATGACGATTGAAGATCGAAGGACCGAAGTCCGAATGCCGGAGACATCTGTGTAATTTGCGTAATCTGTGGATTACTTTCTCGGTTCCGTCCTGTCCTGATCATCTGCGTCATCTGCGTAATCTGCGGTTACTCTCGTGTCTCATCCGTACTGCACTCGCCGTTCGAGGAAGACTCGCTGGAGGATGGTGAGCGCTAGGATGATGAGGAACGCGAAGAAGGCGATGGCAGCGCCGTAGCCGAGCCGCCAGAGTTCGAATGAGGTCTCGTAGAAGTAGTACATGACCACCTTGGTCGTGGAGAGCGGGCCACCGGCGGGCGGGCCGGTCATTATCCAGACCTGGGCAAAGGTCTCAAAGGCGCTGATACAGGACATGATGAGGACGTAGTAGGTCGTGGGTGATATGAGCGGCCAGGTTATCTTGCGGAACATCGCTCCCCGGCCCGCGCCGTCGATGCGCGCCGCCTCGTAGTAGGACTTGTCGATGTTCTGCAGTCCGGTCAGGAAGATGATCGTGCTGTATCCAATGCCCTTCCAGATGCCCATCATCACGAGTGAGAGAAGCGCGATTGAGGGGCCGCGCAGGGTAGACGGTAGATGCACCGACGGACCGGCAATGAGCTGAAATAAGCCGCGCGGGTCCTGAAGCCAGCGGATGCCCGAGATGTGAAACCATGAGAGGATGTAGTTAAGGAGTCCGCGGTCGGGTTGCAGTATCCAGCGCCAGACGACCGACACCGCGACGATCGAAGTGACGACCGGCAGGTAGTAGACCGTGCGATAGACGCCGAGGCCGCGTATCTTCTGGTTGAGCAGGATGGCGACAAAGAGCGAGATGAAGAGTATAAGCGGGACTTCGAACAGGACGTACCAGCCGGTGTTGAGAAGCGACTGCCAGAAGACCGGGTCGCGCAGGACCGCCGCATAGTTGCCGAGGCCGACAAAGGCGCGCGCGCCGGCCATGCCCCAGTCATACAGGCTCATGCGGACCGACAGGATTATCGGGATGACGCGGAAACCCACCAGGATGATCAGCGCGGGTAGCAGCCAGGCGAGGCCGGACATGGCTTCTCTGGTACGGCGATTCACGGCCATTCAGGCCGAGTATAGCAGTAGCTGATGAGTGGTCAAGTGGTCGAGTGCATATGTGAGGCCTCGGGAAAATGGGGACAGTCCAGAGGGGACACGTCCACGGAGCGACGCGAGGAACGCGTCGCGGATGTGTCCCCAGCGCCAGGACGCGCGGTACAGCCCCCGTCTTCCCTGTGCTTGCGCTTGGGCTTGTGCTCCGTAGACTCTACTCGTGAGACGCGGAGTCGCGATGATGCCCCTGCACTGGGGCAAAGCGCCGGCGTGGCTGTTCCAACGGATGGTGAAGCTGTGCCGGGCTGTCACTGAGATAGTGGTCACGGACTACGGTCCGATGGAGCTCTTGCGCAGGTTCTCGGACCCGGTATGGTTCCAGAGCTTCGGGTGCGTGCTCGGGTTCGACTGGCACTCGTCAGGCGTGACCACGACCGTGTGCGGAGCGCTGAAGGAGGCGGTGAAGGGACAGGAGGAGAACCTCGGTCTGTATGTCTGTGGAGGCAAGGGCGGGGCCTCGCGCAAGACACCGGCGGAGATTACCGGTTTCTCCGAGCGGTTCAGCCTGGATGGCGACGTGCTCGTGAAAGCCAGCCGGCTGAGTGCCAAGGTCGACTCCGCGGCATTGCAGGACGGGTTTCAGATATACCAGCATGTATTCATCGGCACGACCCAGGGGAGCTGGGCAGTAGTGCAGCAGGGGATGAACACCGACACGCGCTGGGCGAGGCGCTATCATTGGCTGTCGGAGGGTCTTGAGAGCTTCATCTCCGAACCACACGAGGGGATTGCCTGTGATCACGTGGGCAAGCCGCTGAACATGGTGGCCTCTGAAGCCGATATTGCGAGGCAGGCCGTGACGGCGATATCGCAGCGGCTGCCAGATGTGACGGTCAAGGAGTTCGAGCGCGTGCGCGCTCTGGCCATGCCGGAGCAGCACCCGGTCGGACTGGGAGATGTCAGTCCGAAGTACCTGCAGAAGGCGCTCGTGGGCACCTACGAGAAGCCGCCGCAGGACTTTTCCGCGCTGCTTCTGCAACCCGGAGTCGGACCGAAGACGATACGCGCACTGGCTCTGATTGCCGAGGTGACACACGGCGCGCCGTTGAGTTTCCGCGACCCGGTTACCTACACGTTCGCGGTCGGCGGCAAGGACGGGTGGCCCTACCCGGTTGACCGGAACGCATACGACCGCTCGGTCGCTTTCCTCGAAAAGGGAATACGCGAGGCGAAGCTTGGGAACAAGGATAGGCTTGATGCCTTGCGGAGATTGGATAGTTGGTCGAGAGCGGTTGGGGCAGGCGAAGTCAGAAGTCAGATGTCAGATGAGAGATGTAAGACGTCAGAGGAGCGGCGAAGAGAGGACGAAATCAGAAGCGAGAAGCTAGAGTCTAGAGCGCAGAATTGCTCCTCACCTCATCCCTCTCCTTCAAGAGGAGAGGAAGAGCGGAGCGCGGGTGAGGAGACGGCGGGTGGTGAGCGTAAAGCGGTAGGCGGATAGCGGATGCCGACGCGCAGGTTCCCTCAGCCGTTCATCGACCGTTACTCGCAGTTCATCCCCGACTTCGACGCCTTCCTGGATGCCATGCAGCGCCCGCTCAGGCGGACGTTCCGGGTGAATACGCTCAAGGCGACACGGGACCAGGTGCTTGACTTGATGGCCGATCTGAAGCCCGAGCCACTGGCGTGGTATGAGCTCGGGTTTAGCCTGGCGCGGGACATGACCGAATCCGGCTCGGGGGATTCGGATCGTGTCCCAAGCACCAGCCTCGGCAAGCGGATCGAGCACTTTATTGGGCTTATCTACGTTCAGGAAGCCGCTTCCATGGTGCCGCCGCTGGTCCTGCAACCCCAGCCCGGCGAGCGCGTATTGGACATCGCTGCAGCGCCCGGCTCGAAGACCACCCAGATGTCGGCGATGATGCAACACACCGGACTCATCATTTCAAACGACCCTGCGCCCATGCGCGTGCGCGGTCTAATCGGTAATATCGACCGCGCCGGATGTCTGAACGTAGCGGTGTGTCGGATGGACGGTGCAAGCCTCGCCAGGATGGTCACTGGTACTTGTGATCGGGTTCTGGTTGATGCTCCGTGTTCTTCCGAGGGAACCATCAGGAAGTCGCCTCAGGCTTTGGACCGATGGTCGGTTGCCGCCATCGAGCGCCTCACTTCGATTCAGAAGCGGCTGATCGTCGCCGGCTACCTTGCGCTCAAGCCGGGCGGTGTAATGGTCTATTCGACCTGCACCGTTGCGCCGGAGGAGAATGAGTCTGTGGTGGCGCACTTGCTGGACCGGCAACCGGAAGCCGAGATCCGTCCCGCTGAACTGCCCGGCCTTGTCACGCGGCCCGGCTTGCGGGAGTGGGAGGGAGCGGAGTACCCCGAGGCAGTTGGTTCATGCCGGAGGATACTGCCGCAGGACAACGATACCGAACCATTCTTCCTCGCCCTGATACGGAGGCCATCCTGAATCGAAGAGTTCGGGAGCTCTGCGAGCGGTTCGGCATTCCAATAGAGGTGTTTGATCGGTTCGAGGTGACGGAGGAGCAGGAGACGGTCTTTGCAGGCACGCCAGAAGTCATGGAGTTCGACGCAGTGAGGCCGATGCGGAGAGGCATGAGACTGGCGAGGATCTACCCACACTCAGTCAAGCCGACTACATTCGGCATGCAGGTCCTCGGCCGGCACGCGACGCGGAATGCCATCGAACTGGATGACGAGCAGGCGAAGCGGCTCATCAACGGGGGAAGCTTGATTATCGATGTCGATGCCGAAAACGGGTTTGTCCTGCTCCGGTGGCGTGGCTTCGCCGTCGGAGTTGGCTTCTACAAGCGGCCAGTTCTCAAGTCCCAGATTCCCAGATTCCGTCCGGTGGAATAGCTCGGGACAGAGGGCCTGGGGACTCCGATCCGTCCAGCCAGTCGCCGCGACGCAGAGCCTCGTAAAGCACTATAGCCGCAGCGGTTGCCACGTTTACTGAGTTCTTGTATCCAAATACCGGGATCTCGATGACCGCGTCACAGGCTCTCAGCGCGGCCTCGGAGACGCCGAGAGCCTCGTTGCCGAGCACCAGCGCCACGGGGAAGCTGTAGTCGAAGCGGTGGTATGGCGGTGCGCCTTTGGCAGTCTCTACTCCAACGATCTGGATTCCCCTGGCTCTGAGGTCGGCCAGCGCTGCCAGGGTGTCGTCGAATCTTCGCCATGGAACCGAGTCGGTCGTGCCAAGCGACGTCTGCTCAAGTTTGTGGTGCGGCGGGTATGCGGTGTAGCCGCAAGTGATGACCTCGGCCGCGCGGGCAGCGTCGGCGAGTCGGAAGATGGAGCCTACGTTGAACGCGCTCCGCAGATTGTCGAGCACGATGTGGATGGGGCGGCGGGTAAGCTTGGCGAACTCCTCGGGCGGAAGTTCCGAGTCCCGGGTCTTTACTTCGAAGAACGTCTCGATACCGTCCGGGGCGGGTCTTCCCTTGAGAGAGCGACCAGGGTGACGGAGCGGACCTTGAGTGCGGGCACGCCTCATTCGAGGCGGGCTGCCTTGCGGCAAACCTTCTGCTGAGCAGGGGACAGGCCCGCGTGAGAGCCGATGCTCAGCGCGATCTGGGCTGCTTTCTCCGTCAGTTCGACAAGGTCGAGCGCAGACGCGGCGGTCCGACCGACCGCGACAATCCCATGCCCCGGCCAGACTACGGCTGAGTATCGCTCAAGCGCGTTGGCAGTGGCGCGGCCGAGTGACGAAGTACCCGGCGGCAGGAACGGGACGGCCGTGAGCCGGTCTTGAAGCAGAATCGGCGCCTCGGTACAGGCGGAGAGAAGCAGGCGGACGAGTTTCTTGTGGTCCGGGCACCGGTGGGTCAGGCCGATTAGAGCGGTCGGGTGGGTGTGAACTACGACGCGGTCGTGGTGCCTGAATCTTGCCAGCATGTCGTGTACCGCGACGTGGGTTGGCAGTTCAGTCGACGGCTGCGTACCCTTCGGCACGACCGAGTAAGAGCGGTCGCCGGCACCGAACGTGAGGAGGCAAAGACCCTCGGTAGGATTGCGCGCAAGGTCGCGCATGCGAGTGTTCGCCCGTTTGACAAGCATCGAGCCGAGAATGGGGCCCTCACTCAGCCTGATTGAGATGTTGCCTGCGTTGGCCTCGGCCCAGCCACGGCGCGCGAGTTCGCTCGCAACCGTGGTGATGTCGTCGGCGTGCGGGCCCACGGCCTTGTATAACTGTGTGGCGGGAGTTCTGGTATTCATGACAGTTATGATATTGCCGTCACCGTGGTTCCGTGTCAAGCCGGTCGTCCGTCCCGGTGAGGACGTTGACTTGCGGTCCGTCTTTGCTAGAACTATCCCGCCTATGACCAGCGAGACTAGAGGACTGGCCTCTGTGGCTGCGGCGTTGCTCTGCTTCGCCGTCACCGGCTGCGGCAGCAGGCAGGCGCCGAAGTCAGTGCCGGTGCAGAATCCAGTGTCGCAACCAGCACCGGTGGCGCCGCCTGTCGCAAGCCCCACAGTAGCGGCAACCCCTCCTACCATCCCGGCCAAGTCCGCGCTTGCACCGCCTGTTCCCGAAACAGTCCCGACCATCGTCAGGAAGGCCTTTCCGGCGGCCGCATCGGCAAGGCGTTCTCCCAGGCCGTTTCCCCATCAGGTAATCCGCGATAGTGCCGGACAGATCCTGGGGTATGAGGCCTTTTCCGACAGCGCCGGGGTCACGGCCAAGGGCTACGAAGGCGCGGTTCCGGTCCAGGTCTTCTTCGACCCGCACGGCAAACCCGTCCGCATCTACATCCTGAACAATCAGGAGAGCCCGGCGTACATCGACCTTGTGAGTCGCGGCGGGCTGCTTGAGAAGCTGCTCGCTTTCGACCCGGCTCAGCCGGAGAGTGTCGACGCGGTGACAATGGCGACCTTCAGCTCACGGGCCATAATCGCAGGTGTGACGGACCTGGCGAAGCTGGTCGCGAGTGAAATCGCGGTCAATCCGGATGCAAAGTCGCATTGACGCGCTGTCACATGATGGATAGAATAGCGGTCACGTAGACCATGGACTTCAACCAGACACTGCTGCTCGTCAAACCCGACGCGGTCGGAAAGCACCACATCGGCGAGATACTCGGCCGGCTGGAGACGGCCGGCTTCGCCGTCACCGGCCTCGTGATGCGGCGATTGAGCCGGGAAGAGGCCGAGGAGTTCTATGCGATTCACCGCGGCAAGGAGTTCTTTGCCGGGCTCGTGGAGTTCATGACTTCCGGGCCGCTGGTCGCAGTCCGGCTGGACGGGCCGGATGTCTGTCGCCGAGTGCGCGCCTTTGTCGGCCTGACCGACCCGAGCAAGGCTGCGCCGGGCACTATCCGGGCCGACTTCGGCACGTCGGTCCGTACCAACGCAGTCCACGCATCCAATCCCGATGAGGACGTCCGGCGGGAAGTCGCGTTCTTCTTTCCCTAGCCGGACGGCTCGCTCGGCCCGACCCCGTAGCCCTCGCGAAGCTGACTATGCTGCGACAGCTTTGCGCACCCCTGGGATAAGCTGAAGCGGGGCCGCAAAGCCCCGCTCGGGTCAATGGAGAAAAGCCGTTTATTCAGGCAGGCGTGGACTCAGGTTGAAGTAGTCAGCCGGGTTCAGTCTGGGCCGGCCTTTGGGCCGGCGTTCTCCGGTCCTGGGGTCGGCATCGTATTCGGCGTGGTCGCCACGGGCGACTGCTTCGAGGGAATCGCAGAACGCGTCCACGTCGGATTCGTCGTTGTAGAGTCCGAACGAAGCGCGCACGACGCCCGGCATGTCGGCCAGGCTGCCACAGGATGCGCCTTCGTACAGCCTCTCGGCTTCGACGTCACTGATGCCGAGCAGGGCGAAGATGTAGGGATGGGCACAGAACTGCCCGCAACGTGCGCCGACGCCGGCCTCGTAGGCGAGCACAGCCGCGACAAGCTGGGCCGGCTTTCCGTCCATGCTGAAGCAGATGGTCCCGAGGCGGTCCTGAAGGTCGTCGGTCCGGGTCTTGCCGTGAACCCTGATGCCCGGTATTCGGCTGAGGCGCGTGAGC from bacterium encodes the following:
- a CDS encoding FMN-binding protein; amino-acid sequence: MTSETRGLASVAAALLCFAVTGCGSRQAPKSVPVQNPVSQPAPVAPPVASPTVAATPPTIPAKSALAPPVPETVPTIVRKAFPAAASARRSPRPFPHQVIRDSAGQILGYEAFSDSAGVTAKGYEGAVPVQVFFDPHGKPVRIYILNNQESPAYIDLVSRGGLLEKLLAFDPAQPESVDAVTMATFSSRAIIAGVTDLAKLVASEIAVNPDAKSH
- a CDS encoding sugar ABC transporter permease, which translates into the protein MAVNRRTREAMSGLAWLLPALIILVGFRVIPIILSVRMSLYDWGMAGARAFVGLGNYAAVLRDPVFWQSLLNTGWYVLFEVPLILFISLFVAILLNQKIRGLGVYRTVYYLPVVTSIVAVSVVWRWILQPDRGLLNYILSWFHISGIRWLQDPRGLFQLIAGPSVHLPSTLRGPSIALLSLVMMGIWKGIGYSTIIFLTGLQNIDKSYYEAARIDGAGRGAMFRKITWPLISPTTYYVLIMSCISAFETFAQVWIMTGPPAGGPLSTTKVVMYYFYETSFELWRLGYGAAIAFFAFLIILALTILQRVFLERRVQYG
- a CDS encoding RNA methyltransferase, with the protein product MRRARTQGPLRHPGRSLKGRPAPDGIETFFEVKTRDSELPPEEFAKLTRRPIHIVLDNLRSAFNVGSIFRLADAARAAEVITCGYTAYPPHHKLEQTSLGTTDSVPWRRFDDTLAALADLRARGIQIVGVETAKGAPPYHRFDYSFPVALVLGNEALGVSEAALRACDAVIEIPVFGYKNSVNVATAAAIVLYEALRRGDWLDGSESPGPLSRAIPPDGIWESGT
- a CDS encoding carbohydrate ABC transporter permease, whose amino-acid sequence is MKPRTLPIHILLVVGGVAMILPFFWMLSTSLKTPMEALKFPPAWWPASPQFSNYTEVFKEIPLLRYMLNTVLVAALSLFGVLATGIMAAYAFARFRFPGREVLFMGFLALMMIPLPVYLVPSYTLLYKLGWIDTYAAMIVPWTVNIFAIFLLRQHIRQLPQDLFDAARIDGCSDWTTLTKVVLPLCKAPLVTITVFNVIASWNSFFWPLIVTNSDKIRPLQVGLAYFSREQQTNYTLLMAATTLAVIPLIVLFFAAQKQIIQSQARSGLKE
- a CDS encoding class II aldolase/adducin family protein translates to MNTRTPATQLYKAVGPHADDITTVASELARRGWAEANAGNISIRLSEGPILGSMLVKRANTRMRDLARNPTEGLCLLTFGAGDRSYSVVPKGTQPSTELPTHVAVHDMLARFRHHDRVVVHTHPTALIGLTHRCPDHKKLVRLLLSACTEAPILLQDRLTAVPFLPPGTSSLGRATANALERYSAVVWPGHGIVAVGRTAASALDLVELTEKAAQIALSIGSHAGLSPAQQKVCRKAARLE
- a CDS encoding PQQ-binding-like beta-propeller repeat protein is translated as MKSKLLVFSVCLLVFAGCNRELPPTLDPVRGPARVVVGQVVTCTTRVHTLSGTLFAVRFAWGDGDTSDWSDYFPGTKGATASHVWRDSGLFVVKAQARDSSGLTSEWLGGLRLEALDSSIVKWLVYVGSVRATCPAVGQDKTVYVATDAGLAALDSAGHEKWRDGQFGYDHTPVVGDDGKIYLLDNRLQVIGQDGSVLQTDSLVDDRLLCPALGPDGAIYASRNDTLVALNRDGSLRWEFAAYGWAQGSPAVGTDSSVCWVLMAPSDTPTVRVFKPDGTPKWSASVNSPHWVSAGEGGSFVVVADSGLYTFDSQGKVIQQRSRDDELSGPAVVGTGSTLYTANYNGLFVDKPDTLASYQIWGWYLCQSVLQDGSGNLYMGGDSIDQRSYQNFYRITCRDSRWESRWTIDVEDMVYASPGIGPDGTVYIGTRDGWLFACRGLAPLAAAPWPKFGRDSRNTSCAAPR
- a CDS encoding RsmB/NOP family class I SAM-dependent RNA methyltransferase → MPTRRFPQPFIDRYSQFIPDFDAFLDAMQRPLRRTFRVNTLKATRDQVLDLMADLKPEPLAWYELGFSLARDMTESGSGDSDRVPSTSLGKRIEHFIGLIYVQEAASMVPPLVLQPQPGERVLDIAAAPGSKTTQMSAMMQHTGLIISNDPAPMRVRGLIGNIDRAGCLNVAVCRMDGASLARMVTGTCDRVLVDAPCSSEGTIRKSPQALDRWSVAAIERLTSIQKRLIVAGYLALKPGGVMVYSTCTVAPEENESVVAHLLDRQPEAEIRPAELPGLVTRPGLREWEGAEYPEAVGSCRRILPQDNDTEPFFLALIRRPS
- a CDS encoding DUF763 domain-containing protein; the protein is MRRGVAMMPLHWGKAPAWLFQRMVKLCRAVTEIVVTDYGPMELLRRFSDPVWFQSFGCVLGFDWHSSGVTTTVCGALKEAVKGQEENLGLYVCGGKGGASRKTPAEITGFSERFSLDGDVLVKASRLSAKVDSAALQDGFQIYQHVFIGTTQGSWAVVQQGMNTDTRWARRYHWLSEGLESFISEPHEGIACDHVGKPLNMVASEADIARQAVTAISQRLPDVTVKEFERVRALAMPEQHPVGLGDVSPKYLQKALVGTYEKPPQDFSALLLQPGVGPKTIRALALIAEVTHGAPLSFRDPVTYTFAVGGKDGWPYPVDRNAYDRSVAFLEKGIREAKLGNKDRLDALRRLDSWSRAVGAGEVRSQMSDERCKTSEERRREDEIRSEKLESRAQNCSSPHPSPSRGEEERSAGEETAGGERKAVGG
- the ndk gene encoding nucleoside-diphosphate kinase encodes the protein MDFNQTLLLVKPDAVGKHHIGEILGRLETAGFAVTGLVMRRLSREEAEEFYAIHRGKEFFAGLVEFMTSGPLVAVRLDGPDVCRRVRAFVGLTDPSKAAPGTIRADFGTSVRTNAVHASNPDEDVRREVAFFFP